One genomic window of Cololabis saira isolate AMF1-May2022 chromosome 3, fColSai1.1, whole genome shotgun sequence includes the following:
- the hint3 gene encoding histidine triad nucleotide-binding protein 3, whose translation MADAHPDQRADQQPAQGDTSQTSGQPAAGYDKKCIFCKIVNKEMGTELLHNDEELSCFRDIHPGAPHHYLVIPSSHVGNCKSLSREHVPLVKRMVDVGKEVLQKHNVADLTDVRFGFHWPPFCSVAHLHLHVLAPVSQMGFMSRIFYRLNSYWFITADQLIEHLNSKEGTK comes from the exons ATGGCCGATGCTCATCCTGATCAACGAGCTGATCAACAACCCGCCCAGGGTGACACCAGCCAAACCAGCGGCCAGCCAGCGGCGGGATATGACAAGAAGTGTATTTTCTGCAAGATTGTGAACAAAGAAATGGGCACAGAGCTCCTGCACAAC GATGAAGAGCTGTCGTGTTTCAGAGATATTCATCCTGGAGCTCCACATCATTATCTGGTGATCCCAAGTTCACATGTTGGGAATTGCAAGTCCCTCAGCAGAGAACACGTGCCTCTAG TGAAGCGGATGGTGGACGTGGGGAAGGAggtcctgcagaaacacaacgtaGCAGATCTCACTGATGTCAG GTTTGGTTTCCACTGGCCCCCATTCTGTTCTGTGGCACATCTGCACCTTCATGTCCTCGCTCCTGTCAGTCAAATGGGCTTCATGTCTCGCATCTTCTACAGACTAAACTCCTACTGGTTTATAACA GCAGATCAACTGATTGAGCATCTCAACTCTAAAGAAGGCACAAAGTGA
- the si:dkey-29b11.3 gene encoding actin-binding Rho-activating protein-like encodes METEDTAHTSSQNDDATTACIVSVKGMKDNWQKWCSEHEQYQKHNPFSHDSRSSVAVKERGQEDYGRPVEGSLTEQRGKDARTHISREVQELCQAIRNIGQLKEKGGDVKVITVEFGKLFEHYVNISNKLVGILLRARKQRLVDFEGEMLWQGKDDHAIITLVP; translated from the coding sequence ATGGAAACAGAGGATACTGCCCACACATCTTCTCAGAATGATGATGCCACGACAGCATGCATCGTTTCTGTGAAAGGCATGAAAGACAACTGGCAGAAGTGGTGCAGCGAGCACGAGCAGTACCAGAAGCACAACCCCTTCAGTCATGACAGCAGGTCGAGCGTGGCTGTGAAGGAGAGAGGACAGGAGGATTATGGGAGACCCGTGGAGGGGTCCCTGACAGAGCAGCGGGGGAAGGATGCTCGCACACACATCAGCAGAGAGGTGCAGGAGCTGTGCCAGGCCATAAGGAACATCGGCCAGCTCAAGGAGAAAGGCGGGGATGTGAAAGTGATCACAGTAGAATTTGGGAAGCTGTTTGAGCATTATGTGAATATCTCCAATAAACTGGTGGGGATTCTTTTACGGGCCAGGAAACAGAGACTCGTCGACTTTGAAGGGGAGATGCTGTGGCAGGGGAAGGACGATCATGCTATTATCACTCTCGTGCCATGA
- the trmt11 gene encoding tRNA (guanine(10)-N2)-methyltransferase homolog isoform X1, which produces MAAPSSRSCLQFLLHLAQDNLDFRLPEIKALLALRRKPFLPCENFKEQSPFWCLNGLSEEDVRGVMARSVCAKSVFELWGHGRTHSDLRSSLMNYPREEMSLFMSRDSTYKIDVYTFNKTLLFSDRIKRIDAMDYLPFEGAVSLKNPQHIFTLIEDYGTDPNNIPEDPNYIYFGRWIADGQRELIRSHSVKNRHFIGNTSMDAGLSFIMANHAKVQENDLVFDPFVGTGSLLVACSHFGAYVCGTDIEYNTIHGKGRSSRKNQKWRGPDENIRANLRQYGTEKTYVDVMVSDASKPVWRTGALFDAIVTDPPYGIRESTRRTGSHKDITKPPDAVYTDSHVPVSQAYHLSDIFTDLLNFSAHRLVTGGRLVYWLPVYRPEYCEEMVPSHPCLRLLSNCEQMLSSHTARRLITMEKIKDPEELDSLSHLADPRFSPYQGHNAFREKYFSGLNKRSCKEDAKSDVGGK; this is translated from the exons ATGGCCGCTCCCAGCAGCCGATCATGCCTCCAGTTTTTACTGCATCTTGCTCAAGATAATCTGGATTTCAGGTTACCG GAAATCAAAGCTCTGCTGGCTCTCAGACGGAAACCATTCCTTCCCTGTGAAAACTTCAAAGAGCAG TCTCCTTTCTGGtgtctgaacggtttatctgaGGAAGATGTCCGTGGTGTTATGGCCAGATCTGTTTGTGCAAA GTCCGTTTTTGAACTGTGGGGTCATGGACGGACACACAGTGACCTCCGATCCTCCCTCATGAACTACCCACGAGAGGAAATG AGTCTGTTCATGAGCAGAGACTCTACTTACAAAATCGATGTCTACACTTTCAACAAGACTTTGCTTTTTTCTGACAGAATCAAAAGGATTGAT GCTATGGATTATCTTCCTTTTGAGGGAGCAGTGAGCTTGAAGAATCCTCAACACATTTTCACTCTGATTGAGGACTACGGCACCGACCCCAACAACATTCCAGAGGATCCCAACTACATCTACTTTGGCAGATGG ATAGCAGATGGCCAGCGGGAACTGATTCGCTCCCACAGTGTGAAGAACAGACACTTCATAGGAAACACCAGCATGGATGCTGGGCTGTCATTCATCATGGCTAACCATGCGAAGGTCCAAGAGAACGACCTGGTTTTTGACCCGTTTGTCGGCACCG GAAGCCTGTTGGTAGCATGTTCTCACTTTGGAGCGTACGTATGTGGAACGGATATCGAGTACAACACCATTCACGGCAAAG GTCGATCCAGCCGTAAAAACCAGAAGTGGCGAGGACCTGATGAGAACATCAGAGCAAACCTGCGGCAGTATGGAACAGAGAAGACGTACGTGGACGTGATGGTGTCTGACGCATCCAAGCCTGTGTGGAGGACCGGTGCTCTGTTTGACGCCATCGTCACCGACC CTCCTTATGGTATCCGGGAGTCCACGAGGAGAACCGGCTCCCACAAGGACATCACGAAACCTCCTGATGCCGT CTATACAGATTCTCACGTCCCCGTCTCCCAGGCGTACCACCTGAGTGACATCTTCACAGATCTGTTAAACTTCTCTGCCCACCGCCTGGTCACGGGGGGGAGGCTCGTCTACTGGCTGCCCGTCTACAGGCCTGA GTACTGTGAGGAGATGGTTCCTTCTCATCCGTGTCTCCGACTCCTCAGCAACTGTGAACAGATGCTCTCCAGCCACACGGCACGCCGCCTGATCACGATGGAGAAGATCAAAGATCCAGAG GAATTGGACAGCTTGTCTCACCTTGCGGACCCCCGTTTCAGCCCCTACCAGGGACACAATGCCTTCAGAGAGAAGTATTTCAGCGGACTTAACAAAAGGAGTTGCAAGGAGGATGCAAAATCTGATGTCGGTGGAAAGTGA
- the trmt11 gene encoding tRNA (guanine(10)-N2)-methyltransferase homolog isoform X2 — MARSVCAKSVFELWGHGRTHSDLRSSLMNYPREEMSLFMSRDSTYKIDVYTFNKTLLFSDRIKRIDAMDYLPFEGAVSLKNPQHIFTLIEDYGTDPNNIPEDPNYIYFGRWIADGQRELIRSHSVKNRHFIGNTSMDAGLSFIMANHAKVQENDLVFDPFVGTGSLLVACSHFGAYVCGTDIEYNTIHGKGRSSRKNQKWRGPDENIRANLRQYGTEKTYVDVMVSDASKPVWRTGALFDAIVTDPPYGIRESTRRTGSHKDITKPPDAVYTDSHVPVSQAYHLSDIFTDLLNFSAHRLVTGGRLVYWLPVYRPEYCEEMVPSHPCLRLLSNCEQMLSSHTARRLITMEKIKDPEELDSLSHLADPRFSPYQGHNAFREKYFSGLNKRSCKEDAKSDVGGK; from the exons ATGGCCAGATCTGTTTGTGCAAA GTCCGTTTTTGAACTGTGGGGTCATGGACGGACACACAGTGACCTCCGATCCTCCCTCATGAACTACCCACGAGAGGAAATG AGTCTGTTCATGAGCAGAGACTCTACTTACAAAATCGATGTCTACACTTTCAACAAGACTTTGCTTTTTTCTGACAGAATCAAAAGGATTGAT GCTATGGATTATCTTCCTTTTGAGGGAGCAGTGAGCTTGAAGAATCCTCAACACATTTTCACTCTGATTGAGGACTACGGCACCGACCCCAACAACATTCCAGAGGATCCCAACTACATCTACTTTGGCAGATGG ATAGCAGATGGCCAGCGGGAACTGATTCGCTCCCACAGTGTGAAGAACAGACACTTCATAGGAAACACCAGCATGGATGCTGGGCTGTCATTCATCATGGCTAACCATGCGAAGGTCCAAGAGAACGACCTGGTTTTTGACCCGTTTGTCGGCACCG GAAGCCTGTTGGTAGCATGTTCTCACTTTGGAGCGTACGTATGTGGAACGGATATCGAGTACAACACCATTCACGGCAAAG GTCGATCCAGCCGTAAAAACCAGAAGTGGCGAGGACCTGATGAGAACATCAGAGCAAACCTGCGGCAGTATGGAACAGAGAAGACGTACGTGGACGTGATGGTGTCTGACGCATCCAAGCCTGTGTGGAGGACCGGTGCTCTGTTTGACGCCATCGTCACCGACC CTCCTTATGGTATCCGGGAGTCCACGAGGAGAACCGGCTCCCACAAGGACATCACGAAACCTCCTGATGCCGT CTATACAGATTCTCACGTCCCCGTCTCCCAGGCGTACCACCTGAGTGACATCTTCACAGATCTGTTAAACTTCTCTGCCCACCGCCTGGTCACGGGGGGGAGGCTCGTCTACTGGCTGCCCGTCTACAGGCCTGA GTACTGTGAGGAGATGGTTCCTTCTCATCCGTGTCTCCGACTCCTCAGCAACTGTGAACAGATGCTCTCCAGCCACACGGCACGCCGCCTGATCACGATGGAGAAGATCAAAGATCCAGAG GAATTGGACAGCTTGTCTCACCTTGCGGACCCCCGTTTCAGCCCCTACCAGGGACACAATGCCTTCAGAGAGAAGTATTTCAGCGGACTTAACAAAAGGAGTTGCAAGGAGGATGCAAAATCTGATGTCGGTGGAAAGTGA